In Amycolatopsis methanolica 239, a single genomic region encodes these proteins:
- a CDS encoding error-prone DNA polymerase, with product MGFNNPPVPWEELERRLAGRPETADGGDSPAWSRKREGYVRPSTVEAPRGDDHAGGRRRVPYAELHCHSNFSFLDGASHPEELVEEAARLGLDAIALTDHDGMYGVVRFADAARDLGVRTVFGTELSFGLSGPQNGVADPEGEHLLLLAKQQDGYAALCRAITAGQLAGHDHAASADRAEKGRPVYDLDAVASEVAGKVVVLTGCRKGAVRKALARGGPEAAGRELRRLRDRFGSVYVELTDHGYPEDGVHNDVLAALAAEQGLPTVATTAAHYATPDRGRLAGAMAAIRARRGLDDMAGWLPASGMSFLRSGEEMAQRFARYPGAVQRAALLGLECAFDLKLVAPELPPYDVPAGYTEASFLREEVYRGAAHRYRDRPEALDQIEHELRIIEQLGFPGYFLIVWDIVEFCRQNNILCQGRGSAANSAVCYALGITKVDSVRWKLLFERFLAPDRDGYPDIDLDIESDRREEVIQYVYRKYGRLRTAQVANVITYRAKSAIRDAARAFGYSPGQQDAWSKQIDRWGPLHDTKDDTDHDIPLPVLQVAAALEDFPRHLGIHSGGMVICNRPVSEVCPIEWARMADRSVLQWEKDDCASVGLVKFDLLGLGMLSAVHYMLDLVREFEGVEVDLANLDLEDQEVYRMLQRADAIGVFQVESRAQMATLPRLKPKTFYDLAIEVALIRPGPIQGGSVHPYIRRATKKEKWRHDHPLLANALDKTLGVPLFQEQMMQIALDVANFTAAEADELRHAMGSKRSTRKMERLRERFYDGARRNGLDDELIARIFHKLMAFANFGFPESHALSFAYLVFASAYFKRYHPAAFCAALLRAQPMGFYSPQSLVADARRHGITVHGPDINASLPHATLEPGADGLAVRIGLATVRMIGQKLAEEIVAERARGGPFADMADLARRVRLTTPQIEALATAGAFGRFGEIDGDRRRALWAAGAVAQERPEKLPVTLAGAHAPTLPGMDHIDEAVADVWATGLSPDSFPTEFIRERLDALGVVPAAKLMDVEDGARVLIGGAVTHRQRPATAGGVTFLNIEDETGMVNVVCSAGLWRRYHRVARGSAAMLIRGVIERADGVVSVRADRLQHLSMRVPSKSRDFR from the coding sequence ATGGGCTTCAACAACCCGCCCGTCCCCTGGGAGGAGCTGGAACGCAGGCTGGCGGGCAGACCGGAGACAGCCGACGGCGGGGACAGCCCCGCCTGGAGCCGGAAACGGGAGGGCTACGTCCGGCCGAGCACCGTCGAGGCCCCGCGCGGGGACGACCACGCGGGCGGGCGGCGCCGGGTGCCCTACGCCGAGCTGCACTGCCACTCCAACTTCAGCTTCCTGGACGGCGCGAGCCACCCCGAGGAGCTGGTCGAGGAGGCGGCGCGGCTGGGGCTCGACGCGATCGCGCTCACCGACCACGACGGCATGTACGGCGTGGTGCGGTTCGCCGACGCGGCGCGCGACCTGGGCGTGCGCACGGTGTTCGGCACCGAGCTGAGCTTCGGCCTGTCCGGCCCGCAGAACGGCGTCGCCGACCCCGAGGGCGAGCACCTGCTTCTGCTCGCCAAGCAGCAGGACGGTTACGCCGCCCTGTGCCGGGCGATCACCGCGGGTCAGCTCGCCGGGCACGACCACGCCGCGTCGGCGGACCGGGCCGAGAAGGGCCGCCCGGTGTACGACCTGGACGCCGTCGCGAGCGAGGTCGCGGGCAAGGTCGTGGTGCTCACCGGCTGCCGCAAGGGCGCGGTCCGGAAAGCGCTGGCCCGCGGCGGCCCGGAGGCGGCCGGACGCGAACTGCGGCGGCTGCGCGACCGGTTCGGCTCGGTGTACGTCGAGCTGACCGACCACGGCTACCCCGAGGACGGGGTGCACAACGACGTCCTCGCCGCGCTGGCCGCCGAGCAGGGCCTGCCGACCGTCGCCACCACCGCCGCCCACTACGCCACCCCGGACCGGGGACGGCTCGCCGGCGCGATGGCCGCGATCCGCGCCCGCCGCGGGCTCGACGACATGGCGGGCTGGCTGCCCGCGTCCGGCATGTCGTTCCTGCGGTCCGGCGAGGAGATGGCGCAGCGGTTCGCCCGCTACCCCGGCGCGGTGCAGCGGGCCGCGCTGCTCGGGCTGGAGTGCGCCTTCGACCTGAAGCTGGTCGCGCCCGAGCTGCCGCCCTACGACGTCCCCGCCGGCTACACCGAGGCGTCCTTCCTGCGCGAGGAGGTCTACCGCGGCGCCGCGCACCGCTACCGCGACCGGCCGGAGGCGCTGGACCAGATCGAGCACGAGCTGCGGATCATCGAGCAGCTGGGCTTCCCCGGCTACTTCCTCATCGTCTGGGACATCGTCGAGTTCTGCCGCCAGAACAACATCTTGTGCCAGGGCCGCGGCTCGGCGGCGAACTCCGCGGTCTGCTACGCGCTCGGCATCACCAAGGTCGATTCGGTGCGCTGGAAACTGCTGTTCGAACGCTTCCTCGCGCCGGACCGGGACGGCTACCCGGACATCGACCTGGACATCGAGTCCGACCGCCGCGAGGAGGTGATCCAATACGTCTACCGCAAGTACGGGCGCCTGCGCACCGCGCAGGTGGCGAACGTGATCACCTACCGCGCCAAGTCCGCGATCCGGGACGCGGCAAGGGCTTTCGGGTACTCGCCCGGCCAGCAGGACGCGTGGAGCAAGCAGATCGACCGCTGGGGCCCGCTGCACGACACCAAGGACGACACCGATCACGACATCCCGCTGCCGGTGCTGCAGGTGGCCGCCGCGCTGGAGGACTTCCCGCGGCACCTGGGCATCCATTCCGGCGGCATGGTGATCTGCAACCGGCCGGTGAGCGAGGTGTGCCCGATCGAGTGGGCGCGCATGGCCGACCGCAGCGTGCTGCAGTGGGAGAAGGACGACTGCGCCTCCGTCGGCCTGGTCAAGTTCGACCTACTCGGCCTCGGCATGCTCTCCGCGGTGCACTACATGCTCGACCTGGTGCGCGAGTTCGAGGGCGTCGAGGTCGACCTCGCGAACCTGGACCTGGAGGACCAGGAGGTCTACCGGATGCTGCAGCGCGCGGACGCGATCGGCGTGTTCCAGGTGGAGAGCCGGGCGCAGATGGCGACGCTGCCGCGGCTGAAGCCGAAGACGTTCTACGACCTGGCGATCGAGGTCGCGCTCATCCGGCCCGGCCCGATCCAGGGCGGCTCGGTGCACCCCTACATCCGCCGCGCCACGAAGAAGGAGAAGTGGCGGCACGACCACCCGCTGCTGGCCAACGCGCTGGACAAGACCTTGGGGGTGCCGCTGTTCCAGGAGCAGATGATGCAGATCGCCCTGGACGTCGCGAACTTCACCGCCGCCGAGGCCGACGAGCTGCGGCACGCGATGGGCTCGAAGCGGTCCACGCGGAAGATGGAGCGGCTGCGGGAACGGTTCTACGACGGCGCGCGGCGCAACGGCCTCGACGACGAGCTGATCGCGCGGATCTTCCACAAGCTGATGGCGTTCGCCAACTTCGGTTTCCCGGAGAGCCACGCGCTGAGCTTCGCCTACCTGGTGTTCGCCAGCGCCTACTTCAAGCGCTACCACCCGGCGGCGTTCTGCGCGGCGCTGCTGCGGGCCCAGCCGATGGGGTTCTACTCGCCGCAGTCGCTGGTCGCCGACGCCCGGCGGCACGGCATCACCGTGCACGGCCCGGACATCAACGCGAGCCTGCCGCACGCGACGCTCGAACCCGGTGCCGACGGGTTGGCGGTGCGGATCGGGCTGGCCACGGTGCGGATGATCGGGCAGAAGCTCGCGGAGGAGATCGTCGCGGAACGCGCGCGGGGTGGGCCGTTCGCCGACATGGCCGACCTGGCGCGGCGCGTGCGGCTGACCACGCCGCAGATCGAGGCGCTGGCCACGGCGGGGGCGTTCGGCCGGTTCGGCGAGATCGACGGCGACCGGCGGCGCGCGCTGTGGGCGGCCGGGGCGGTGGCGCAGGAACGGCCGGAGAAGCTGCCGGTCACGCTGGCCGGGGCGCACGCGCCGACGCTGCCCGGCATGGACCACATCGACGAGGCGGTCGCCGACGTGTGGGCGACCGGGCTGTCGCCGGACAGCTTCCCGACGGAGTTCATCCGCGAGCGGCTGGACGCGCTGGGCGTGGTGCCCGCCGCAAAACTGATGGACGTCGAAGACGGCGCCCGGGTGCTGATCGGCGGAGCGGTGACGCACCGCCAGCGCCCGGCGACCGCGGGCGGGGTCACGTTCCTGAACATCGAGGACGAGACGGGGATGGTCAACGTCGTGTGCAGCGCCGGGTTGTGGCGCCGGTACCACCGGGTGGCGCGGGGCAGCGCGGCGATGCTGATCCGCGGGGTGATTGAGCGGGCGGACGGGGTGGTGAGCGTGCGCGCGGACCGGTTGCAGCACCTGTCGATGCGGGTGCCGTCGAAGTCGCGGGACTTCCGGTGA
- a CDS encoding NUDIX hydrolase encodes MNGLPITDARGNTLVSVRFGVSTDPAVPMPLALVVVEVDERVLLVFDRRRGQWELPGGMIEPGETSHQAAVRELAEETGIVVSGLRFAAVARFVLCDPVRREYAAVYRTGFATEPVVTPREDEVSAIAWWNPRTPLLRDQGVLDAEIARRVTGLS; translated from the coding sequence GTGAACGGCCTGCCGATCACCGACGCGCGCGGGAACACCCTGGTCAGCGTGCGGTTCGGGGTCTCGACGGATCCCGCGGTGCCGATGCCGCTCGCGCTGGTGGTCGTCGAGGTGGACGAGCGTGTGCTGCTCGTGTTCGACCGGCGGCGCGGGCAGTGGGAGCTGCCCGGCGGGATGATCGAACCGGGGGAGACGTCGCACCAGGCCGCGGTCCGCGAACTGGCCGAGGAGACCGGGATCGTGGTGAGCGGCCTGCGGTTCGCCGCCGTGGCGCGGTTCGTGCTGTGCGATCCGGTGCGCCGCGAGTACGCCGCGGTCTACCGGACGGGGTTCGCGACCGAGCCCGTGGTGACGCCGCGGGAGGACGAGGTCTCCGCGATCGCCTGGTGGAACCCGCGCACGCCCCTGCTGCGGGACCAGGGCGTGCTGGACGCCGAGATCGCCCGGCGGGTCACCGGTTTGAGCTGA
- a CDS encoding LysR family transcriptional regulator, giving the protein MDVERRDIEFFLVLAEELHFGRTVELLRVSQARVSQTIRTLERRIGARLFDRTSRRVALTAIGQRLRDEVAPAHRQIQEAFERARAAGRERNTVLRLGFAAPAVADLIAHRLETVRAQGFRVQVKEAAFNDPLRSRRDGDVGALVTLLPEPGVVVHTEPLVLAVAARHPFARKESVSLEDLARDTVLRALWPPRLPWTTPAGRPIELGRAPETIQELFLAVEAGEGISPLAEHATRYFPRPNLAFVPFSDAPPVEWSLAWREETGAVRALSSNR; this is encoded by the coding sequence ATGGATGTGGAGCGGCGGGACATCGAGTTCTTCCTTGTGCTCGCCGAGGAACTGCACTTCGGCCGCACGGTCGAGCTGCTGCGCGTCTCGCAGGCGCGGGTCAGCCAGACGATCCGAACGCTGGAACGGCGCATCGGCGCGCGGCTGTTCGACCGGACGAGCCGGCGGGTCGCCCTGACCGCCATCGGGCAGCGGCTGCGAGACGAGGTCGCGCCCGCCCACCGGCAGATCCAGGAGGCGTTCGAGCGGGCCCGGGCCGCCGGGCGCGAGCGGAACACCGTGCTGCGCCTGGGTTTCGCGGCGCCCGCGGTGGCCGACCTCATCGCGCACCGGCTGGAAACCGTCAGGGCGCAGGGCTTCCGCGTCCAGGTCAAGGAAGCCGCGTTCAACGATCCCTTGCGGTCGCGGCGGGACGGCGACGTCGGCGCCCTGGTCACGCTGCTGCCGGAACCGGGGGTGGTGGTGCACACCGAGCCGCTGGTGCTGGCGGTGGCGGCGAGACACCCCTTCGCCCGCAAGGAATCCGTGTCGCTGGAGGACCTGGCGCGCGACACCGTGCTCCGCGCCCTCTGGCCGCCACGACTGCCGTGGACCACGCCCGCGGGCCGTCCCATCGAACTCGGACGCGCACCCGAGACGATCCAGGAACTGTTCCTCGCCGTCGAAGCCGGTGAGGGCATCAGCCCGCTCGCCGAGCACGCGACGCGGTACTTCCCGCGCCCGAACTTGGCGTTCGTGCCGTTCTCGGACGCGCCGCCGGTGGAGTGGAGCCTGGCGTGGCGCGAGGAGACCGGGGCGGTCCGGGCCCTCAGCTCAAACCGGTGA
- a CDS encoding cupin domain-containing protein yields MQFLGEHKEELDVPPLHIHNTQVFDRARFCRWSPRSGRPEWRHEPDPRHRSRSPRRRPGQPITLLTDTDTLTSNRATFEPGATGAPPHFHTKATEVFFVLSGRLDVLLDEEVVTLGEGDFLTVPPRVPHALTFTPGMDRFDYYRLLDRVNRGEADPREMRESQERYDNHYVDSQVWRV; encoded by the coding sequence GTGCAGTTCCTCGGCGAGCACAAGGAAGAACTCGATGTCCCGCCGCTCCACATCCATAACACCCAGGTTTTCGATCGCGCGCGGTTTTGTCGTTGGTCGCCGCGTTCGGGACGGCCAGAGTGGAGGCATGAACCTGATCCGCGCCACCGAAGCCGAAGCCCTCGCCGACGCCCGGGGCAGCCCATCACGCTGCTCACCGACACGGACACGCTGACCAGCAACCGGGCGACGTTCGAGCCCGGCGCCACCGGCGCGCCGCCGCACTTCCACACCAAGGCCACCGAGGTCTTCTTCGTACTGAGCGGCCGCCTGGACGTCCTGCTCGACGAGGAGGTGGTCACTCTCGGGGAAGGCGACTTCCTCACCGTGCCGCCGCGGGTGCCGCACGCCTTGACTTTCACCCCCGGGATGGACCGGTTCGACTACTACCGGCTGCTGGACCGGGTCAACCGCGGCGAGGCGGATCCGCGGGAGATGCGGGAGTCGCAGGAGCGCTACGACAACCACTACGTCGACAGCCAGGTCTGGCGGGTGTGA
- a CDS encoding pentapeptide repeat-containing protein — MEIAEDYRDAVLPGTTWEKRQFSRCDFSGADLRRLVTQGCTFDECDFSGADLGESRHQASAFRSCVFDRTVLADSTWSACSLLGSSFVDGGLRGMSVRDSDFSLANFSRANLRRRSLSGLRFREASFVDAHLTEADLRDSDFRGARLGGADLTGADLRGAKLDANALVQAKLRGARVDLETAIAFAAAHGLVVG; from the coding sequence ATGGAGATCGCCGAGGACTACCGGGACGCCGTGCTGCCGGGGACGACGTGGGAGAAGCGGCAGTTCAGCCGGTGCGATTTCAGCGGCGCGGACCTGCGCCGGCTGGTCACGCAGGGCTGCACGTTCGACGAGTGCGACTTCTCCGGCGCGGATTTGGGGGAGTCGCGGCACCAGGCTTCGGCGTTCCGGTCGTGCGTGTTCGACCGGACGGTGCTGGCGGACAGCACGTGGAGCGCGTGCTCGTTGCTCGGATCGTCCTTCGTGGACGGTGGGTTGCGCGGGATGTCCGTGCGGGACAGCGATTTCTCGCTGGCCAACTTCAGCCGGGCGAACCTGCGGCGCCGGTCGCTGTCCGGGTTGCGGTTCCGCGAGGCCAGTTTCGTGGACGCGCACCTGACCGAGGCCGACCTGCGGGACAGCGACTTCCGCGGCGCACGGTTGGGCGGCGCGGACCTCACCGGCGCCGACCTGCGCGGCGCGAAGCTCGACGCGAACGCCCTGGTGCAGGCGAAACTACGCGGCGCGCGGGTCGACCTGGAGACGGCGATCGCCTTCGCCGCGGCGCATGGCCTGGTGGTCGGCTGA
- a CDS encoding glycohydrolase toxin TNT-related protein (This protein contains a domain related to Tuberculosis Necrotizing Toxin, which is the C-terminal effector domain of outer membrane channel protein CpnT, and which has a lethal NAD+-glycohydrolase activity.), translating into MAQPTTQLNATEQDTLVKQIGLALLRAAPRDWRRVTASYRAVGRYHELSGEVLLEDGSAQEWMATHDIATLFGRLRAGMYREGRGTWFNARYQLDHPSSYNLEYDRDEPRWDLMPPPQAYADELRMFPRSEDNVPEWLMRRMAGLAPEQPGPRFRIARIFDGHEPNGRPVLNRPELDADEQQRVLEYLNNAPVVRAERGFDLDRLAQQPAATVPVAFHTDGVWIWPAAVNYYLQEYGVAPEAELVAHIAAAGHALPEVPEQTVQAAGAYLNRGPAQPPRRVPEQAAPPPAEPGPPAVGAEPVEQPTTLTPVIDPDAGPPTMLVQPAVKDAEPEPADEAGDETRSWDAREAFADSPRGAEGAPEGRTWEPSWEPREGAADDEEPTEGRGWDGREAYAAQESAEARGLAGSEGRGADSEGAEGRGFAGPEGPEGRGLTPEARGPERFSQEAPEGRGLPQERPGSESRGQARFGQAGPEGIPGQEGLAGPESRGFGQEAPEGRGAGPESRGFGQEAPEGRGAGSESRAFGQEAPEGRGQHGFAAPEGRGFAGQEGPEERGTGPESRGFGQEAPEGRGHHGMPQDGPGTEPRGFGQEGPEGRGHHGMSQGGSGPEPHAFGQEAPEGRGQRGFAGSERFGQEAPEGRGLDARGPERFGPEGQAPGQVPAAGLDARRSAGFGQEAPEGRGQRGFTSPDSPEGRDQRAFAGQDGLEGRDQRSFASTESPDQRAFTSHEGPEEAPPGADGRSVEGRPGFERGGDPRGGSRAFTGQAPRGGRPSNDGPPTMLARPVPPPSAPAEPKPFGPTEPALDNLRSKLADLGVPDGAYRIGEPAEHGWSLEKVDDGWRVGWYDEALTSPAVFGDADDAAAFMLGKLLLNPGGRTAPPARPEMDATEVPLTPAQEPSEPRRHDLPQRTITDRLDEPDPAGPPTVLAAPPVAPPPPAPSRREPPPRRVEPAAPAPAAATASAASGGGNQQWPIQPLPGEPPLTLFRGKEMRELPAGSELDRFGGPDGNLTYAAGTPFEERSLVPEWVSRPYHVYRVQRPIEALAGVAIPWFNQPGGGAAYLLPASIEDLLASGDLIELDPGEPPID; encoded by the coding sequence GTGGCGCAACCGACGACCCAGCTGAACGCGACCGAGCAGGACACCCTGGTCAAGCAGATCGGACTGGCCCTGCTGCGGGCCGCCCCGCGGGACTGGCGGCGGGTGACCGCGTCCTACCGGGCGGTCGGCCGCTACCACGAGCTGTCCGGTGAGGTGCTCCTCGAAGACGGGTCGGCCCAGGAGTGGATGGCCACCCACGACATCGCCACGCTGTTCGGCCGGTTGCGGGCCGGGATGTACCGCGAGGGCCGCGGCACCTGGTTCAACGCGCGTTACCAGCTCGACCACCCATCGAGCTACAACCTGGAGTACGACCGCGACGAGCCGCGGTGGGACCTGATGCCCCCGCCACAGGCCTACGCCGACGAGCTGCGGATGTTCCCCCGCTCCGAGGACAACGTGCCGGAGTGGCTGATGCGCCGCATGGCCGGCCTCGCGCCCGAGCAGCCCGGCCCGCGCTTCCGGATCGCCCGGATCTTCGACGGCCACGAGCCGAACGGCCGCCCGGTGCTCAACCGCCCGGAGCTGGACGCCGACGAGCAGCAGCGGGTGCTCGAGTACCTGAACAACGCGCCGGTCGTGCGCGCCGAGCGCGGGTTCGACCTGGACCGGCTGGCGCAGCAGCCCGCGGCGACCGTGCCGGTGGCCTTCCACACCGACGGCGTGTGGATCTGGCCTGCGGCGGTCAACTACTACCTGCAGGAGTACGGCGTCGCGCCGGAGGCCGAGCTGGTCGCGCACATCGCCGCGGCCGGGCACGCGCTGCCGGAGGTGCCGGAGCAGACCGTGCAGGCCGCGGGCGCGTACCTGAACCGCGGTCCCGCGCAGCCGCCGCGCCGGGTGCCGGAGCAGGCCGCGCCGCCGCCCGCCGAGCCCGGGCCGCCTGCCGTTGGGGCGGAGCCGGTCGAGCAGCCGACCACGCTGACGCCGGTGATCGACCCCGACGCCGGGCCGCCGACCATGCTGGTGCAGCCGGCGGTGAAGGACGCCGAGCCGGAGCCCGCGGACGAGGCCGGCGACGAGACCCGCAGCTGGGACGCGCGCGAGGCGTTCGCGGACTCGCCGCGCGGTGCGGAAGGGGCGCCGGAAGGCCGGACGTGGGAGCCGTCCTGGGAGCCTCGGGAGGGTGCCGCCGACGACGAGGAGCCCACGGAGGGCCGGGGCTGGGACGGCCGCGAGGCGTACGCCGCGCAGGAAAGCGCTGAGGCACGTGGTTTGGCTGGTTCCGAGGGGCGCGGTGCCGACTCGGAGGGCGCGGAGGGGCGCGGCTTCGCCGGTCCGGAGGGGCCGGAGGGGCGCGGGCTCACCCCCGAGGCCCGCGGGCCGGAGCGCTTCAGCCAGGAAGCCCCCGAGGGACGCGGACTGCCGCAGGAACGGCCCGGCTCCGAATCCCGGGGGCAGGCACGCTTCGGCCAGGCTGGCCCCGAGGGAATCCCCGGCCAGGAGGGACTCGCCGGACCCGAATCCCGCGGCTTCGGCCAGGAAGCGCCGGAAGGCCGTGGCGCCGGGCCCGAATCGCGTGGTTTCGGTCAAGAAGCCCCGGAAGGCCGTGGAGCCGGGTCTGAGTCCCGCGCCTTCGGTCAGGAGGCGCCCGAGGGGCGCGGCCAGCACGGTTTCGCCGCTCCCGAGGGGCGCGGCTTCGCCGGGCAGGAAGGCCCGGAAGAGCGCGGCACTGGACCCGAATCCCGCGGCTTCGGCCAGGAGGCGCCCGAGGGGCGCGGCCACCACGGCATGCCCCAAGACGGCCCCGGGACCGAACCCCGCGGCTTCGGTCAAGAAGGGCCCGAGGGGCGCGGCCATCACGGCATGTCCCAGGGCGGCTCCGGGCCCGAACCGCATGCCTTCGGCCAGGAGGCGCCGGAGGGGCGTGGCCAGCGCGGCTTCGCCGGTTCGGAGCGCTTCGGGCAGGAAGCTCCCGAGGGGCGCGGCCTCGACGCGCGTGGCCCGGAGCGCTTCGGCCCGGAGGGGCAAGCCCCGGGCCAGGTTCCCGCGGCGGGGCTGGACGCCCGCCGTTCCGCGGGCTTCGGGCAGGAGGCGCCGGAAGGCCGCGGCCAGCGCGGCTTCACCAGCCCGGACAGCCCGGAAGGCCGTGACCAACGCGCCTTCGCCGGACAGGACGGCCTCGAGGGCCGCGACCAGCGCAGCTTCGCCAGCACCGAAAGCCCCGACCAACGCGCCTTCACCAGCCACGAAGGCCCGGAGGAAGCTCCCCCCGGCGCGGATGGCCGCTCGGTGGAGGGGCGTCCGGGCTTCGAGCGGGGCGGCGACCCGCGCGGTGGGTCCAGGGCGTTCACGGGGCAGGCGCCGCGCGGTGGGCGGCCCTCGAACGACGGTCCGCCGACCATGCTGGCCCGCCCGGTGCCCCCGCCGTCCGCCCCGGCCGAGCCGAAGCCGTTCGGCCCCACCGAACCGGCGCTGGACAACCTGCGCTCGAAGCTCGCCGACCTCGGTGTTCCGGACGGGGCGTACCGCATCGGCGAACCGGCCGAGCACGGCTGGAGCCTGGAGAAGGTCGATGACGGCTGGCGCGTCGGCTGGTACGACGAGGCCCTGACGAGCCCCGCGGTCTTCGGCGACGCCGACGACGCCGCCGCGTTCATGCTCGGCAAGCTGCTGCTCAACCCGGGCGGCCGTACGGCACCACCGGCGCGGCCGGAGATGGACGCCACCGAGGTGCCGCTCACCCCGGCCCAGGAACCGTCCGAGCCGCGGCGGCACGACCTCCCGCAGCGCACCATCACCGACCGCCTCGACGAACCGGACCCGGCCGGGCCGCCCACGGTGCTGGCCGCGCCCCCGGTCGCGCCGCCCCCACCCGCCCCGTCGCGACGTGAACCGCCGCCGCGACGGGTCGAACCGGCCGCGCCCGCCCCTGCGGCGGCCACGGCCTCGGCTGCCTCCGGTGGCGGCAACCAGCAGTGGCCGATCCAGCCGCTGCCCGGCGAGCCGCCGCTGACCCTGTTCCGCGGCAAGGAAATGCGCGAACTGCCCGCGGGCAGCGAGCTCGACCGCTTCGGCGGCCCGGACGGCAACCTGACCTACGCGGCCGGGACCCCGTTCGAGGAGCGTTCGCTGGTGCCGGAGTGGGTGAGCCGCCCGTACCACGTGTACCGGGTGCAGCGGCCGATCGAGGCGCTCGCCGGCGTCGCGATCCCGTGGTTCAACCAGCCCGGCGGCGGCGCGGCGTACCTGCTGCCCGCGTCGATCGAGGACCTGCTCGCCTCAGGCGACCTGATCGAGCTGGACCCCGGCGAACCGCCGATCGACTAG
- a CDS encoding bifunctional methylenetetrahydrofolate dehydrogenase/methenyltetrahydrofolate cyclohydrolase → MTATVLDGKATKNAIFEELKPRVAALAERGVTPGLGTVLVGDDPGSHSYVRMKHADSAKIGVNSIRRDLPGDISQDKLEAVIDELNADPACHGYIVQLPLPKHLDAGRILERIAPEKDADGLAPVSLGRLVLNEAGPLPCTPYGILELLKRHDVPIAGANVTVVGRGVTVGRTMGLLLTRRSENATVTLCHTGTRDLAAEVKRADIVIAAAGVPHLIKPDMVKPGAAVLDVGVSHVDGKLTGDVDPAVAEVAGWLSPNPGGVGPMTRAMLVTNVVEAAERALATA, encoded by the coding sequence GTGACTGCGACGGTTCTCGACGGCAAAGCGACCAAGAACGCCATCTTCGAAGAGCTCAAGCCGCGGGTGGCCGCCCTGGCCGAGCGGGGCGTGACGCCCGGGCTGGGAACCGTCCTGGTCGGCGACGATCCCGGCTCGCACTCGTACGTGCGGATGAAGCACGCGGACAGCGCGAAGATCGGGGTCAACTCGATCCGCCGCGACCTGCCCGGCGACATCAGCCAGGACAAGCTCGAGGCCGTCATTGACGAGCTCAACGCCGACCCGGCCTGCCACGGCTACATCGTCCAGCTGCCGCTGCCCAAGCACCTCGACGCCGGCCGAATCCTGGAGCGCATCGCGCCGGAGAAGGACGCCGACGGCCTGGCCCCGGTCAGCCTGGGGCGTCTGGTGCTCAACGAGGCCGGCCCGCTGCCCTGCACCCCGTACGGGATCCTCGAACTGCTCAAGCGCCACGACGTGCCCATCGCGGGTGCGAATGTCACCGTCGTCGGCCGCGGTGTCACCGTGGGCCGCACGATGGGGCTGCTGCTGACGCGCCGCAGCGAGAACGCCACCGTGACCCTGTGCCACACCGGCACCAGGGACCTGGCGGCCGAGGTCAAGCGCGCGGACATCGTCATCGCCGCGGCCGGGGTGCCGCACCTGATCAAGCCGGACATGGTCAAGCCGGGCGCCGCGGTGCTGGACGTCGGCGTCTCGCACGTCGACGGCAAGCTCACCGGCGACGTGGACCCGGCGGTCGCCGAGGTCGCCGGGTGGCTGTCGCCCAACCCCGGCGGCGTGGGCCCGATGACCCGGGCGATGCTCGTCACCAACGTCGTCGAGGCGGCCGAGCGTGCACTCGCCACGGCGTAA
- a CDS encoding DUF3017 domain-containing protein produces MHSPRRNRAALLEQVPFALVMLLVAVAGVRIWQYHWRQGAAIIGGALLVAAILRAVLPGVRAGLLAIRGRPVDVLSYAGLGVLILFLAFTITDGPFGT; encoded by the coding sequence GTGCACTCGCCACGGCGTAACCGCGCGGCCCTCCTGGAGCAGGTCCCGTTCGCACTGGTGATGCTGCTGGTGGCGGTCGCGGGCGTGCGGATCTGGCAGTACCACTGGCGGCAGGGCGCCGCGATCATCGGCGGCGCCCTGCTCGTGGCGGCGATCCTGCGGGCCGTCCTGCCGGGCGTGCGGGCAGGCCTGCTGGCCATCCGCGGCCGCCCGGTGGACGTCCTCAGCTACGCCGGGCTCGGCGTGCTCATCCTCTTCCTGGCCTTCACGATCACCGACGGGCCGTTCGGCACCTGA